ACAAGCAAGAGATACAAGGAATAGGTCACAACTTTCATCCAAGGATTAACAAAATATCATAATTGTCGGCTGTTTCTCAAATGCTACACATCTCAGGAAACAATGGTGTTTCAGAACAGTGACGATTAATAAAGTAAGCAGTATTCACATTTTGGGCAGACCTATTTCTAGTTGATGCAGAAAATTTATACCAGGAGTTCCGAGGAAAAACAAATTCTTGAAGGTTTCATTAGCAGCGGAAGAGAATTTTTAACTTCCACCAAAAGCTGAAAGGATGTGAAGCCAGAGTAACCGGGCAGCACAGAAAAAACAAAAGATAAAGTAGTTTCTTTTATTGAAAAAGTGTCCTTAATAAACAACAAATTATCACTGTCCTTCTGAGATCCATAGAAATAATCAAAGTTTAGTGATTCCGTGATGTACAAAAAGTACATGCAAAGTGATAGATTTGGAAAAGTCAAAGATTACTAGtgcacacagaacagtacagctgaggaacaggccttttggcccacaaagtcgcTGCCatatgaaactaatcccatctgcctgcacagaatCATCCACAtctgtccattccctgcatgttcatatgcctgtgcaaatgcctcttaaaactcCACCATCATgtccgcttccaccactacccctggcagcgtgttccaggcacctgccactctaaaacaaaacttatcccacacatctcctttaaactttccccctctcaacttaaagctacaccctctctagtatttgacattactaccctgggaaaaagacccaatCTAGtcctctcaatttaaaaaaaaaatttactctcccatttgccacccacacacaatagaaaacaattcaagtttatccaacctctccttacagttaatactctcaaatccaggcagcatcctggtgaacctctccttcaccctctctaaagacttCCTggaatggggtgatcagaacgaCACACAaaactctaaatgcagcctaaccaaggtgttgtacaactgcaacatgacttcctggctcttatagtcaatgccctgactgatgaaggcaagcataccatatgtctTCTAtagcaccctatctacttgtgttgacagtttcagggacctatggacttggacaccaagatccctctgcacattaatGTTCTTaaagatcctgccatttactgcatactttccccttacatttggcttcccaaaatgcaacacctgacacttgcccagattaaaatccatctgccacttctctgcccatatctgcaactgatatatattctgctgtatcctatgacaaccttctttgctagccacaactccaatttttgtgtcatctggagagcgagagagaagcaAAATTCACTCATTCTAGCATATACCATACAATATAACACTGGATGGCTTTTAACCACTGCTTTCAAAAAATGGTTTAAAATTTTTATTGAAGGTACTTGGCAATGCCTTGGCCTTTCATCCAGTCATATGTATTTGAACTCTATCCTGAAGTGGAATGAAAGCCCTCAAAATAAATTGTCAGAGGTGCAATTCAAAATTTGGCACCAAGCTACAGCCTATTCTGGTCTGTGGTGGAGCAAGCGAAAGTTTAAACATATAGGATGCATGGTTTATTCTGAGCCACTGTTGAATTAAAATCAACAACGTTTTTGCATGCATTTAATTATGTTATCTTTGACTAAGGGAATGGTCAATACTGACACTTAACATTCAGAATGGGTACAAGTTTCCATTTCTTCATACTCTTCACCAAGGCAAGCAGAAAATTTATTTAAATCTCTAGTCAACTATATCAATTAAGCaaactccatgccaaccaacctTACCTTGTTATCTTCCCAGTAGAGAGCTAAGCACTGATCCCCTGGTCTCCAATCACTAAGCTGTGTTTTACTCGACAGTGCCGAAGCTGAATTCTCGGTGTCGTACGGTTTTTCCCATGTTCTTTCCCGCTTAATTGGCCCAGTTCTTTTCTTTGACACTGAATCATAAATTCCATTATTGCTCGGCGAATATTCAGCAAACTTTGACTGGACAGATTCTGTGGATTTTATAGGTCCTGTTCTTTTTCTCAGAAAGGGATCTATTTGTCCATTAGATGTGTTATTTGCACCAACAACTTGTGCATCATAGTTGTCGTCAGCATGAAAATTGAAGTCCTTTTCATTATTCACATTTCTAGAGATTCCACTACCTATCATTTGCGACAGTTCCATGGCTTTCCGCTCATTGTAAAGATTATAATTATGTCGTTGGTTTTCAAATTTTGCTCTCTGTTGAGTATTATTTTCCAGTTTATCTTTTTGACTCAGGCTGCCTTTAAATTCCATTGAACTTGGACCATCTCCAAATTTATTTGTTGGGTTCTCTCCCTTACCCTTTCTAGTTGGTTCATTATCCAAGTGAACTACTTGTCCATGCCCAGCATAATGTCTGCCACCTCTTCTTCCATCATCTATCCAGTGGCCACATCCCGAAGAGGTCTGCCTATCAGGACCTCTGCCCTTCTGTGGACCACAGTTCTCAGAAGCTTGCCTTGCCAGTATATTCTCCCTTTGAAAACGAGGTGGTCTGTCATGTCTTTGTGGTCGATCATTATTCCAGGGTGTATTCTTCTGCTGAAAGCCCTTCACAGCAATATCTTTATCAGCACCTGAATGATGTAGAGGTTGCAGTTTTGACTCTAAGACAAAAAACAAACAGTAGTGTATGACTCGAGCACACTTTGTAACCTCTGTTCACATTAGCACTGTATGAACAATATAGAGAAAACACTATTCAAAATATCTGCACTGTTTCAAGACTCTTTTCCTCCATTGCCAAAAATATGTAATAAAAGCAATCAAATCGCATGCAATTTATGTACAAAGAGATTTAGAGGAAGAAATTCAGCCTGGGTCAACTGTGTTAAAATGTACCTTGGAATGGTAGCTGGCTTTATACTTTACTTCCTAAGGCAAGACTCAATTAGGtcaatggaaatgaattccacaagtGAAGTGCAAAGCATAGTTGTTGCTATGTGGACATTTAATGAAAACAACTAGGGTCAAATTTCCACCCCCAAATCTTTTATACTTCATGAAGAATATCTATTTTGTGGCCATTTTAAAAATTCCTCCACAAACTGAATTTAGGCAGAAGTTCTCCACCAACTTTATTTCTATACTGGAAGAAATTCACAATGGTTTGAAAGCAAATAACTCCAATTTGGTCGATTCAATAAGTGAGAGAAGACTCACACCACTATATAGTAAAAATATTTAACACTAATCATTGGGCTACAAAAGCAATAATCAAAAGTGATTATTACACCATAGATTGTCAAAGCATTCAGtccaattttccattttataaaaGAAGTCTCATGAAGAATGAAGTACGATTTAATattgtgggggaggtgggagggaggtgagggaaaggAAGGGAATCAAAGGGGAAGCATGATTAGTCtggcaatgttttttttcttggtggTGAATGCCTGAAGGATTGCAATTAAGGAAACTGCTTGTACAAGTAAAACCTACAACAACTGACCAGTCCATTCTCAAATTCATCAATATCTGAAAACATatcagtctcagccttgaatgtactcagtgaccgaaccttcacaactctcttcagtagagaattccacagattctactcTGGATGAAGTTTCTTTTCATCTTGGTCCTGAATGACCAAccacttattttgaaactgtcagTTCTGGTCTAGACATGCATACTGGAGATGCACGAAatctgcatctaccctgccaagtccTGTAGGAATTTTGTACATTGCAATGAGATCatcgctcattcttctaaactcactAGAATGCAGAACCAAGCAGCTTAATCTCTTTTAAGAGAAATCTGCCATTACAGGAATGAATCTACCAAATCTTTGATATACTCCCTCTACTGCATTCTTCCTTATTCACAATTTCCCAAATGcaatctcaccagggccccatgtATTACTGGAGTGGAATGTCTTCTTTAAACCATAGTTATAACAAATTGTTAATGACACCTTTATGCATAACCTCATGTTGGTTTGGACTACGACCAAAAAAGGAGGCATAACTATAACCCCCATCTAGGTTTGGATGCATCACCCTCAACATCAGGCAGTCATAGCAGCATCcagcaggaaaaaaaatggtAAATATCTGGAAAACATCCATTTGTGACAGTGATCTTAGTAAAATGCAACATTAAATACACTGGTTAAAATTAAActcatccaaaacaaaaatcaaatagcATTAGATCAATAGGCCTCATGGCAGTCTTATTTTCACAGAATGGCAAAATAGATATGGATATACAAGACTTCTAATACTAGCTTAACTGTACACAATCTTTCTGCAACATTTAACACAAAATTCATTTCAATTAGATCGGTCATGTGTGAAGCTCAAGTCTGTATTAATATGGGAATAGTGCTCTATATACAGTTTTTGTTTGGATCAGTTTTCACATTAATTGCAATAATGTAAACACCTTGATGTTAGACACTACCTTTCCAGTGGATTACAACTTCAGTGAAATGTTAATACTCATACTATAGAAGGCAAATCCAGCAGCAGATTAATAAGTCATTTGAAATGGTTAACAATAGCATCCAGTACAGCTCAGTTATGGATTGTGTTATTTATTAAACAAAGTTTGGGACTACTATTCCCTCACACTCGCATCTAAGAACTGGATTCCTACTCCAAAATAGGGAAGCTTCCTTTTCCATGACACAAAGTGGGACACAAGACATGTACAAGTGAAACAATATTGGAATGCAATCTTGACTTGAAAACTCAAGTGCATGCAGGTGATAACAATGCAGCTGCatgaattaaatttatttaaactgCCATCATTTCTGCCACAACAACCAAATCCTTGTCACTGATATCTGCCCCATCCCTGGTTCAACCACAACATCCTATTCAATATCTCATCCTCCCCATTCTAAAGATTCCCTTGTATAGTCTTCAAACATGGCTCATTTTCATGCCTATGCAAGCACATCATCTGCTAAAATAACTCTAAACTTTTGCCTTCAATGGCAATCATATTTGCTGAATAAACATGACAATGATTTCTGCAGCATCTTAAGGCAGTAATAATATGGTGCTGGAAGGCTAAAATTTAGTATTCCATTGCTTACCAGCTTTCCAATATCAGTGATTTCTATTTAAAATATGAGGAACTGAATCATAAATTTAAACAGGCATGCAAACACAGTTGGCAGTAAAAATTGAAGAATGCCTTCATCTTTAACATCCATAAAGCATGCTAATCCAATCATAAGAGAACCCAGAGTTACATTTTCACAACATATAATTAGGACTCGCAAACAGAAATATTCCCTGAAATATGTGCATTCCCCACGAGCATTCCATTATCTACTGCCATCCATATTTAACACACAAGCATTCCATTATCTACTGCCATCCATATTTAACAACAATGTTTACGTAAAAATAATCAGTCAGAGCTCTACTTGTCTGTCACAATAATTTACTAAATAGCTAATCCCAAAGATAGtcatattaaataaatatttggattaaagacatttaaaacataaaatgagGCTTATGGTAACATTAAATAAACAGTCCTGATCCCCATGCGGTCCTGTAACCTTGGATATGTATGAGACATTGACCATATCATTTATGGATCACTGCCATAGTTGCTTTTGCATTTTCCCATCATTTCTTCAGAAAGTTTTTGCATAAATTCTCACTTCAAGCAATAGCTTGACAGGTTTCCTTATTTTCTAAATAAAATTTGCACCATCAACAGTTAGACAGCTAAAGATTGAGACCTCAGCAAGACAAATCTGTTCTTGGAACATTGAAAGGAGGTACCCATTCATCTTGTTTGaaattttacaaaaaaatatAAAGAAATCCTGGAGAATCAGGAACTGCATGTTACTTTAGCAAGGCAATAAAGATCACAAAGGATGGGAGTCTTGTCAAGAAATGATGATAGTGTGGATATGAGCACCTTGTGAAAAAAAACTATATTCCGAGACAAGCAGAACGGAAcagcaccactgttgttgataaaatctcagatgcgatgaggaggcataccaGGGGGagatagttcagctggttgagtggttatcgcaacaacaatctcaaactcaacatcagcaagtccaaggaatcgattgtggacttcaggaaggggaagtcaggagaacacacaccagtcctcgttgaggagtcagtggtggaaagggtgagcagcttcaagtttctgggcatcaacacctcggaggacctatcctgggcccaacatattgaagcaatcatgaaaaaggcatgtCAGCAGCTTTAcgttgttaggagtttgaggaggtttggtatgtcaccaaagcctcttgcaaatttttatagacgtatggtggagagcattctgactggttgcataacagcctggtatggaggctccaatgcacaggattataAAGAGGCTGCTGAGGTTGTaggctcaaccagctccatcacaggcacaaccctccccaccactgaggacatcaagaggcagtgcctcaagaaggtggcatccatcactaaggatcctcaccatctgggacatgcctcatttaggaacagcttcttcccttccaccatcaaatttctgaacagtccttgaacccaagaacactacctcattattcttttttttaaataaacactagttattttgtaattaatagtagtttttaatgtctttgcactgtaccactgtgtgaaacaaatttcacatcacactagtcagtgataataaacctgattctgacacgGACACACTCAAGACAATTAGAGTCTGATCACCTCAAAAACTTGCAATATCTTTTTCACTTTGTTAACCTTCAGATTTTCAATCTTAAATTAGTGTCACACCAAGTTCTAAACATTTGAATCTAGTGCAAGTAACAACACTGGAGTATCAGGAAGCTTAATGCAACCACTGTTGGCCTATAACTTTTCACAAacatttcccccacccacccacccaataTTCTTGGATACATTACAGTGGGTGTCTCATCACCAACATTACCTCATTAATTTAAACAGATCTTTAACCAGATAAATTAAAAGTTACTCTATTTATGCTTTTCTTTCCCCTCAGCCAATACTCCAAACAAATACGAACCTTCAACAGTCAAGGAACTCATCTTTGATTCTAAGAAGTCAAACAATGTGCTTGGTGCAGATGGTCTGGCACCTGCTAAATCATCATCATCTTCAGACCTTGATCTCCCtctacctcttcctttccctaatgaaaatcagaagtatttgaattaaaaacattaaatgagCACATGGATTAAGCATAAACATACTGAAATCATATACAACAGTCATGTGTATTTGAACAACTCACTGATGTACTAGAGGACTGCTcgaaagtttaaaaacaaaactgcttccTTCAATGGCACAGTGGTTAAAAGCAGCCGTCTGGTATGGTACTTAATCAGAATCTCAAATAACCAGTTCCCTTCTATACTCCATCTACAGATGTGACACTTCACCACAGTTTCTTGCACTGTTGCAGACTGAGCACGTGATAAATCTTACTGCCTGCACCTCAAGCACATTCAGTGTTTCCCAATCACTTGCACTCACTGCCCAAGTATGTTCCCTTTTGTGGAAGATGTAAAATTTAATCTCATTCTAACTTTCAAATTTCTTATTTGCCTCGCATTAACCCCCTCCAAAACTCAAATTCTGCTCATGTGTACCCAATTTTCATTGAGCAAACATTTCAATGTGTCTTGTATGATAGCAAGATGTTACATGCCCTGGCAGAGGACTGTGATGGAAATGTGGTCTGTACCGTAGCTATAAACTGTTTCTTGAGACTTCGTTTCTAGCAAATATTTTCCAGTCCTGCACTTTACCTGAAGACTAGTGGAAATTTGACCATTTGAGACAACAGCAAAGCAATGTAGATAAACATGCCCAAGTTTTGACAGGTATTAGTCATAAAAAAAgaggttgtacaagacagtgaGGAACTTTTGTGTACCAAACTGTGTAATTGTCTTATATAAACATTAAGCTCACTCTGTGTTTACATCTAATCCAAGTGAATACATCCATGTGAAGTCCTGATCTAGAATTTGGTGCCTCAGAACACCAAGTCATTAATCAGAAAATGTCACAAAAGATGGATAATCCAACTGTGAGCATTTATTTGATGCTCCACACCACATCATTTATTAATGCAAAAGGAGTAAAATGGTTATGTTTACAATAACCTCAATTTTGCCTGCTTTTATGCAACTTTTTGAATTATCTGCTGGAGACCTTCAATACACATTAAGGATTATTTGACTCATCAAAACAATTTTGCAAAGTTTCTaaaatctgcatctccctgatGTTAATGTCCAAGTACTGCTTTATCCCCCCTATTACTTGGAAACCTGTTTCAACAGTCTAGTTATTTAAGATCTTCTGAAATAAGTCCCGAATTTGTTTTCTAATATTTTTAAGTATGTGAAACTTTGTTCTTATTCACAATTTAATTTGCAAAAAGTCACTGTATTTACCAGTCTTTTATACCTCTTCATCACATTAAATCCACATCACCAGTATGGCCTAGATCACTTTCAAAGTTCTTGTTTAAAAGGAAGTCTTTATGTCTCAATAATCAGTAGTGCCCAAAGTCCAAAATGTTCTTGTTCAAACAATGCTCTTTCAAAGattaagcagttttttttcctactTGTACATTAATATTTTGGTGAGAGTCCAGAACACTATTCTTAATCCAATTACTTCTCCTCAGTGAAGGAATATGTTGAATATAGTTCGCAAATGAACCTGGATCTTTTTCAAGTAGCTACGTATGATACTTCACACTCCACATGACTAAACCACTTCTACTGTCACTCAGTCCATTTACCTTTAAAGATATACATTTCTAGAGAAGTGCTGGAATGTAACACTCAGCAGCTTTTTTCCTATTTCCCAACTCCTCAGCCCTTACATAACTTTAAGTCAAAATGTCTGTACAATTTATCCCATACTTGTTCAGAAATGTTTTATACCAATGTTAAGAATGTAGCAGGgttttcattaaaatattaatattcaaAAGAGAACACCAGCCTCTACCACAAAGTGTATGGATAATATGCAAACAATTTTAGACCAAATTTGTCCCAGTTAGATTCTGATTTCAGTAATTTGCTAGATATTTAATAAAGTCAAAGATAAAATTTAAATCATATCCAAACTTCGAATTtacatcctgtttttttttaaatgagctgtAACACTTGAATTCTCACTGAAAATTCTTGACAACCAACTTCCTATAATTTGTTGTAATGATTAAAATACTGGAGAGTAAAAGATTCTGCAAACAGTTCATGAACCAGTAGTCTTTCTACTCCCAGATTAAAATCAAATACTCATGGTGCAGGACATTCATATTTTTCAATCCACACCATTTTCATTTCCTCTCCCACCCAAATGAACTTAATTTGATtttcatacagtcacagagagataaaacatggaaacaggccctccggcccatcaATTACATACCTaccgaccatcaacaacccatttataCAAACCCTGCATTAGtccaaattatttttctctcatctTCCCACATCCTTATCAACTtgcctcagattctatcactcacctacacacaagaggcaatttaaagtagccaattaacatatcagcctgaacatctttggaatgagaggggaaaccggagcacccggaggaaacccacacaggcacaaggagaatgtgcaaactccacactgactgcACCcacagtcaggactgaacctgggtctctgacgccAAGAGGAAGctgttctactagctgtgccacagtgccacccattttgtaaacattttgctCAATTTGAATTCCTTATAAAAATGAGAGGTACACATTAAATGCAAAAGCAGATAAACTgtacaaagcaaacaaaaattaatACTCATAGCAATacaattaacaattaaaaaaagTCTAATTGTGATATCACTTAATATTTGTGCTGTGCACCCTGATTCTCCAAAAGCTACTGATGACAGTTAATCAAACATTGTAAAAGGTAAATATTAGAAGAACGTAAGATGCAGCTTCATACCCTCAACACTGACAGTAGGCCCAACACCCTTATTCAGGTGCACTGAACAAAAAACTAATAAATTTAAAcacaaaaaaagagaaatgctTGATTTTATTAGCGTGGATTCAGAAGTTAAGGAAAATTAAGTTGAATTGTGAATCTACAATTCCTTCGATTTTACCTCTTACGGGGTTATGCACAGGAGGTTGCGTTTTGATGCTGTTGAGAAGAAAATTTAATGCATTTTCCAAACTATTGCTGTGCTCCATCAGAGCTTGTCTTGCTTCCTCCTTGCTGAAACCCATTTCAATTATGTGCTGCAAAGCTCGCTCATCAACCTACAACAGAGAAGACAACATTAAACAACACAAAATACACTTCTCCCCATTACTGTTCAACACCAAGCAACTCCATTGTACTGCATTTTACTATTTAGCATATTTGATGGAGGAGTTTATTAAGATCAATCTTTCAACCTCTTCTAAAAAAGTTATCCAAGTTGTCAAAGCTTTAATTTAAGATACAGACACAAGTTTTAAGAAATCCTAACCGCAAAGCAAGTTAATTCCATATGACAAAATAGTAAATACTTCATACTAATACATGTAGAAGTCCAATCTAATTTCCCGAaagaaaaacaacaaatctcaaAGTAAGTGCTTAGCTGTTCCATACACaacataaaataattttacatGTCTTGATAATGCTGGAGGTCTTGTCATCCCTTGAAAGTTTGTAAACTGCTTCTCTATTTCAAACAGCAACAACCCTTAATTGTCCCAGCGACAATGACAAGGATATCTATCCTATGTATCAATTATTATTAGCAATCTTCAAAATAATCAAGGTCAAACAATTACCTTCACAAATCATACTGGCTTGTCTATTTCTTAAGTCGCTTGGATCCTCTTTCAAATTGCTTAAGTATCCAATAGAACTCGCAATATTTTCATCAACTCAATCTTTGAACAATATTCTGTGTATAACTAAGCATTTTTAGACTTCTTGTGACCAatcacaacatttttaaaatttccaataaACATATTCAGAACTAAAATACTACTCTCACAATATTCATAATTCAATATAAAGTGACAATGTCTGTCATGGTTGCTTACATATTGGATAGAATTTTACAGCTATATTTTACAATATAGGTGCTATGACCTACAATTCCATGCCCATGTTTATTTTTCATGCAAACTTCCTCTTGCCCCATTTTGGCTCAGCTATTAGCTCAACTTTCCATTCCTTCCTCCCATATAGTTTAGAGAGTTTTCCCAAGATCTATCCAAACTGCTTGCCT
The sequence above is drawn from the Pristis pectinata isolate sPriPec2 chromosome 11, sPriPec2.1.pri, whole genome shotgun sequence genome and encodes:
- the tdrd3 gene encoding tudor domain-containing protein 3 isoform X2 — protein: MADVGPALAREGWYLSQEGIEACTSLSTKSDVKDIIRIALNSDLRAIGKKFLPNEINGGRMEQLEGPCVLQILKIRNISAPKDHEESQAAPRMLRVQLTDGHVNCIGVEFSQLSKISLNTPPGTKVRLFGTIKIRNGFLLLHDTNVLVLGGDVDQLIEKWKLQRSLAKYNRSNIGAEGGPPPFVPFGQKCMSRDQVDSRELDKRKTLQVTSTNKTGGDDEFEKQRTAAIAEISKNKEAKTFGGGNNARSNLNSSGAGNRSKDTFQKNKEERSARVDGKPEGVYRELVDERALQHIIEMGFSKEEARQALMEHSNSLENALNFLLNSIKTQPPVHNPVRGKGRGRGRSRSEDDDDLAGARPSAPSTLFDFLESKMSSLTVEESKLQPLHHSGADKDIAVKGFQQKNTPWNNDRPQRHDRPPRFQRENILARQASENCGPQKGRGPDRQTSSGCGHWIDDGRRGGRHYAGHGQVVHLDNEPTRKGKGENPTNKFGDGPSSMEFKGSLSQKDKLENNTQQRAKFENQRHNYNLYNERKAMELSQMIGSGISRNVNNEKDFNFHADDNYDAQVVGANNTSNGQIDPFLRKRTGPIKSTESVQSKFAEYSPSNNGIYDSVSKKRTGPIKRERTWEKPYDTENSASALSSKTQLSDWRPGDQCLALYWEDNKFYRAVIKALHPSGVTAVVVFRGYGNYEEVLLSNIKPLQEEFWNALME
- the tdrd3 gene encoding tudor domain-containing protein 3 isoform X1, encoding MADVGPALAREGWYLSQEGIEACTSLSTKSDVKDIIRIALNSDLRAIGKKFLPNEINGGRMEQLEGPCVLQILKIRNISAPKDHEESQAAPRMLRVQLTDGHVNCIGVEFSQLSKISLNTPPGTKVRLFGTIKIRNGFLLLHDTNVLVLGGDVDQLIEKWKLQRSLAKYNRSNIGAEGGPPPFVPFGQKCMSRDQVDSRELDKRKTLQVTSTNKTGGDDEFEKQRTAAIAEISKNKEAKTFGGGNNARSNLNSSGAGNRSKDTFQKNKEERSARVDGKPEGVYRELVDERALQHIIEMGFSKEEARQALMEHSNSLENALNFLLNSIKTQPPVHNPVRGKGRGRGRSRSEDDDDLAGARPSAPSTLFDFLESKMSSLTVEESKLQPLHHSGADKDIAVKGFQQKNTPWNNDRPQRHDRPPRFQRENILARQASENCGPQKGRGPDRQTSSGCGHWIDDGRRGGRHYAGHGQVVHLDNEPTRKGKGENPTNKFGDGPSSMEFKGSLSQKDKLENNTQQRAKFENQRHNYNLYNERKAMELSQMIGSGISRNVNNEKDFNFHADDNYDAQVVGANNTSNGQIDPFLRKRTGPIKSTESVQSKFAEYSPSNNGIYDSVSKKRTGPIKRERTWEKPYDTENSASALSSKTQLSDWRPGDQCLALYWEDNKFYRAVIKALHPSGVTAVVVFRGYGNYEEVLLSNIKPLQEEFWEEEEESFENTLEFCHGGNGQPRRSTRPTQQYYQPPGARK